A genomic region of Oryza glaberrima chromosome 1, OglaRS2, whole genome shotgun sequence contains the following coding sequences:
- the LOC127762833 gene encoding uncharacterized protein LOC127762833: MSDTDSSAAAAAEAAAEGRKPRRLRGHKKGAVTCCVASSSRPGVVASSGEDGCLCWFDLRTKDVLFTMEATNQPISSMCFKAGNEDLVYASAGNEILSFDVRMGPQAKPLDTYNYNRDEINQIAVSSKGFLAAADDSGDVKIINTIQKCLYKRLREAHTSICSSVQFIPWRPWTAITGGLDSKLAVWDFSKGRTLFSIDYGSPEMQNGSSGGQCFNPPFVHSIAVSEEGILGGSYKVCAVARGDGAVDVVDLEYELAPAKSKGLPRMADLSLSSKRTDIGDGCGSQSQGKRIHLDYTVGGHTSSVSCVTFSAFGEKGKFLVSGGNDSSIKLWDWSKGFSSETNSSAELVLDIKVNKKVNWLCTTPTDSDNLILCDTSKVVKVYNLP; this comes from the exons ATGTCCGACACGGattcatcggcggcggcggcggcggaggcggcggcggagggtcgGAAGCCGAGGCGGCTGCGGGGGCACAAGAAGGGCGCCGTCACCTGctgcgtcgcctcctcctcccgcccgggcgtcgtcgcctcctccggcgag GATGGATGTCTTTGCTGGTTTGATTTGCGTACGAAGGATGTGCTTTTCACCATGGAGGCGACAAATCAACCAATTTCTTCTATGTGTTTCAAAGCAG GAAATGAAGATCTTGTGTATGCCTCTGCTGgaaatgaaattttatctttcgATGTTCGAATG GGACCTCAAGCAAAGCCATTGGACACTTATAACTACAATAGAGATGAAATCAATCAG ATTGCTGTGAGCTCTAAAGGTTTTCTTGCTGCTGCAGATGACAGTGGGGATGTCAAG ATTATCAACACCATCCAAAAATGCCTGTACAAAAGATTGAGGGAAGCCCACACAAGT ATTTGCAGCAGTGTACAATTCATTCCTTGGAGACCTTGGACAG CCATTACTGGAGGCCTTGATTCAAAGCTTGCTGTGTGGGATTTCTCCAAAGGGCGAACACTGTTTTCTATAGATTATG GATCACCTGAAATGCAGAATGGAAGTTCAGGTGGGCAATGTTTCAATCCTCCTTTTGTTCACTCAATAGCAGTTTCTGAAGAGGGCATCTTGGGAGGGTCGTACAAAGTTTGTGCTGTTGCAAGAGGAGATGGTGCTGTTGATGTGGTTGATCTAGAATATGAACTTGCCCCTGCAAAATCAAAAGGGCTTCCTCGGATGGCAGATTTGAGTTTAAGCTCGAAAAGAACTGATATAGGAGATGGATGTGGCAGTCAAAGTCAAGGGAAAAGGATCCACCTTGATTACACAGTGGGTGGCCATACTTCATCTGTTTCTTGCGT TACATTTTCAGCATTTGGTGAGAAGGGGAAGTTTCTTGTTTCTGGTGGCAATGATTCATCAATTAAATTATGGGATTGGTCCAAAGGGTTCTCCTCTGAAACAAACAGCAGTGCTGAATTGGTGTTGGATATAAAGGTTAATAAAAAG GTGAACTGGTTGTGTACTACTCCGACTGATTCAGATAACCTGATTCTGTGTGACACATCCAAGGTGGTCAAAGTTTACAATCTACCTTAG